In a single window of the Lodderomyces elongisporus chromosome 4, complete sequence genome:
- the rna1 gene encoding Ran GAP Rna1 (BUSCO:EOG09260KNI) has protein sequence MAFIDLGVTPETTYSVAGKQIKFNTAEDIEPYLKELSELKNVQKVDFSGNTIGIEASKALSEALLGRDTIIEIDFSDLYTGRLNTEIPQSLKYLLPALLKLPQLKVVNLSDNAFGLQTIDPIDDYIAKAVSIEHLILSNNGMGPFAGSRIGGSLFKLAKAKEAKKLPSLKTFVCGRNRLENGSVNHLAVGLRNHKDLEVVRLYQNGIRPAGISKLIEKGLSQNKKLKVLDLQDNTITTKGAIKLAESISNWPELVELNLNDSLLKNKGSLEVVKAISKGDKKEYLTTLKLQYNELEVDSLEVLAEAIGSHLPNLKYLELNGNRFEEDSEHITKINYIFEERGHGELDELDELEELDSEEEEDDDEDEEDEEDALEEDLDLEQLEEDLSGVSVEDKDKNVDEIATELSKTHIE, from the coding sequence ATGGCTTTTATTGACCTTGGAGTAACTCCAGAAACAACATATTCTGTTGCTGGCAAGCAAATCAAATTCAACACGGCGGAGGACATCGAACCTTACCTCAAGGAACTCAGcgaattgaaaaatgttCAAAAAGTTGACTTTTCGGGAAACACCATTGGTATTGAGGCTTCAAAAGCATTGAGCGAAGCTCTTTTGGGAAGAGATACCATAATTGAGATTGATTTCTCAGATTTGTACACTGGAAGATTAAACACCGAGATCCCCCAATCCTTAAAATATCTCCTCCCTGCATTACTTAAATTGCCTCAATTGAAAGTAGTTAATTTGAGTGACAATGCATTTGGTTTGCAAACTATTGATCCTATCGACGATTATATTGCAAAAGCTGTGTCCATAGAGCATTTAATTTTGTCCAACAATGGAATGGGTCCGTTTGCGGGCTCAAGAATCGGTGGCTCATTATTCAAATTAGCCAAGgcaaaagaagcaaaaaaattaccatCATTAAAGACATTCGTATGTGGAAGAAACAGATTGGAGAATGGTTCAGTGAACCACTTGGCTGTTGGATTGAGAAACCACAAGGACTTGGAAGTTGTTCGTTTATACCAAAATGGTATCAGACCAGCAGGTATCTCCaagttgattgaaaaagGTTTATCgcaaaacaagaaattaaaagtcTTGGATTTACAAGATAACACAATAACTACAAAGGGTGCTATCAAGTTAGCAGAGTCGATATCTAACTGGCCAGAGTTGGTCGAGTTGAATTTGAACGACtcacttttgaaaaataaaggttCATTGGAAGTCGTCAAGGCCATTTCAAAAGGCGATAAGAAAGAATACTTAACAACATTGAAATTGCAATACAATGAGTTGGAAGTAGATAGTTTGGAAGTATTGGCCGAAGCTATCGGCTCTCATTTGCCCAATTTGAAATACCTTGAATTGAATGGAAACAGGTTTGAAGAAGACTCGGAGCACATTACCAAGATTAATTATATctttgaagaaagaggTCATGGTGAGTTGGACGAGTTGGATGAGTTGGAAGAACTCGatagtgaagaagaagaagatgatgatgaggatgaggaaGACGAGGAAGATGCTCTTGAAGAAGATTTGGACTTGGAACAATTGGAGGAAGACCTCTCTGGGGTATCCGTTGAAGACAAAGATAAGaatgttgatgaaattgcTACTGAATTGTCAAAAACCCACATTGAATAG